Genomic DNA from Manihot esculenta cultivar AM560-2 chromosome 15, M.esculenta_v8, whole genome shotgun sequence:
CCAGCTTCTCTATCTGAGACAGAGAGAACGCTTTGTTAAGACTTCCCACCACCTATGAAGGTAGCAAAGAGGCTCCAACCAACATCAAGGCTACAGTTATGCTTCCATTGATAGGCAATAAAAGGAAGCAATCAATTGCAACTAAGGCCAAACACTACCATATCCAATATCCAGAAACCTATAATAATGAATGGTACTGAAATCGGAAAGAAGACATCAATAATTTCTCCCCCCAAGAAAACAGCTTAATTCGAATTTTCTGAGCTAaccaatttaaagaaaaattcagaGAAACAAATGAAATTTCAGAAGCTAAATAAAAGCTACAATGACAGAAATACCTGTCTGAGAATAGCATCCCACCACAGAAGCAACCAATACAAAGCAGAAGACTCCATTTCTTCGATACCACACTCTTTGCAGATGTATCTGCTCCTTTACTCTTCCAAGTCATTATGGTAAATCTGCACTGTGAGCCAAATCACAAGCTAAAACGAAACAAAACCCATCTGAAATCCTGAGTCAATGCACTCTCCGAACCAGATCCAAAAGAAACCAAATCCCAGAAACCTCTGTGCTCAAATTAAAGCAATGAGATACGGGAAAGAGAAACAACAACTGCAAATTCCCGCACTACACAGTCAATGAGCACACATACATGAGAAGATGTATGTAAAGACTACTGCTTTGCATCCAAAAATATCCGTCTCACAAGGAAGAGAGAGTTTGCCACTTGGGTGTTGTATCTGATGTCTCTTGAGTATCCCAAAGTCCTAGTTTTGATAGTTGCAGAGGCAGAGTTGTTGACAGTGAGTGAGATGCAATGAGAAGAAgatgaaaatagaaataaaatgttCAGATGCTTCATTTCCATAATTGATGTTCACAGTTGTAGGCCCACTAGTTTCTCTTGCTGAGCTAGTAATCGCTTTTAGTCCCAACAGTAATTTGATGTGGAGATTTATTAATGATGTTAAGAGTAAATGCCGAAGTGATATAAAAACAAGCTGAATGACAAAAGAAAAATGCCAGGAAAGGTACGCACTTTGTAATAATATAATGCTTtgaatttttaagaatttattactatattttatttttaaattaattaattaaattatatttatattttataaaatcgacttattttcatttcaaaaaaattgacttatttatttttttaaataattaattaatattaataaaataactaaaaaattagTGACGGATTCGTTCTAGAATCATAGTCTCTAAACTTTTTtttagataattatttttaaataattttttaattttaaataaataagagaaaattattattaaattttttaaaaaattattagtttatttttatttaaaaattatataattaaaattgttttatattttataaaattaaattctttgactcttttataaaaaaattaattaatgtactttaaatatttatattatttattttatataattttaaatacacatattatttaatatatataaatttaaatatatttttttaaagcataaatttaaatatatattatttagttttatggaataaaatcaaaataaaatgactaacaattattttaataaatttttaaataatttaattttataaaatataaaaacattttattcaaataattttaatataaaaataaactaatgaattttataaaaataatttaaaaataattttatcataaataaaATCACAACTCCGACTACTATTTTTACATCAACAACtctatattttttatctttttcaattcaaaaatttacttttaataaaataattcaacttTAAGTGTactaattttttctttcaaagtatttataaaataagtatttactcattatttaatttatttttatactcataccttttattattataaagtgatagtttttttatttatatttatttaattgaaattatatattagatttttaatttatgaaaataaattttaaattaaaaaaaaaatattacgaGGAACAATTAGATTATTTAACGAGTTTAATAGATTACgaggtaaattatttttttaaaaaattaaatataaataaaattaaataatatttatatagataataattaaattatctaaaaaatttatatgtggaaaattttatttaactcgTAATATTTTATTCAcctgaattttctttcattaatttaactctcaattttaaaattttattttaatatattatgcaATTAAGacgataaaataatatttttattaaatttaatgattaaatttgatgataaaataaaaataaatttagctaattaatttataatataataattaattttttatagtttgagtatatatattacaatatgaatagtttagagttttttataattatttttaaaattaaataatatatataattaaaaatattaaataatataaatatttaaaataatagataattttttaataaaataatctaagagtttaattttgtaaaatataaaaaaattaactgaaaattttagaatataaataaattattaattttaataaaaatttaagaaccTGTAATATTCTtctctattataattttaaatttaacgaTATTAGAtaacaagtaaaaaaaaaaaaaacactttaattaaaaattcatattcTTACATTTCTCCCtttaaaaactttataaatttgattttatatagaataatttttcataattattaaataaacatttatactaaaacttttatgaaatcaattaatatatattatatactgACGAGGTGAGTCCACACCACGTGTAATCATGGTTGTACTACTTGCCTTGGTGGGCccaagtaaataattaaattaaactaagtACAGTACTAATCATCCCGAAAGAGGTTCTAAAAAACTTAGTAAGTAGTTGGGCTAGGGGATGGAAAGATACAAGTTGTTATCCTAAGAAGCTAAAGAGTATCATGTCAAATTTCAAAACCAAACATGCCCTTAGTTTTCCTTCCCGTTGAGATATTTCAAATTTTTGTCCTCCGGAAAGGACAGGAAAGAAAAATCCATTTTTATCATTCTAATTGTCCCCAAAATCCCAAACAGCCAAACAAGCAGCACTGATAAAGTATGGTATGTACACATGCAGCACGTGCAAACAACATGACTCCATCAATGGGTTTCACATCTCGTCCATAAAGTGCCTTCGATTTTATCAATTCTAATGTTGGGCGTTtctgttttattaaaattaattatttatccaTTCTGATTTATTtcgataaataaaaatatattaatcacttTAGAGATTCAAATTCGAATAATTACACTTTCAATATCTTTactagaaaattaaatttttaatttttaattttaaattattcagtattcttaatatattatttcattatattgAAATAGTGtatcaaataataatattagaacatataataaaaaaatcatctaTTAAATCAATACTAGCATATGAAAGttacatttttatttaaatatcttCAGTTTGGTGACTGGACGTACATTTAattgaagggaaaaaaaaataatacataaaACGTGCAATTttcgggaaaaaaaaaaaagaaaaaaaaaagaagaagaaacgtAGTGCAATTGGAATCTTTATCAACTCCACCGAGACAAGTGGCATATCTCCTTAGGATATTTATGGTGTGTCTACACCAAGGTTGTCGTTCTCTCGCTTATAGCTCCATATTACAGCAAGTCACCCGGAAACTTTTAAAACATTTACAACATGCGGTTGACTGGAGAGAATTGAGTAAGTCAATTCAACTTGATGAAATTTAACAATTTCTTTTTAGGTTTTGTAGagaaatttaacttttaaaatattaaaatcaatttaaaatttaacttatcataatttaaaataattaaattattttataaaaaaatatagaataaatattttctgaCCTCTCAATTTAGGAGGTGGACGATTCCAGGCTTCGCTGCCAAGCCACTGCTAGGCCTAGTAGCCAGAAGTCTTCAACCTAGTAAAAACTTGctttataatttatctaaacTCAATCTAAGcaagtttatatttatatttaatttttaaatagactTGGTCTTCACAATAATTTTATTCTTCACCGTATTCCACCAACCCTTAATCTTTATCCTTGCTCACCGACCGCTTGCACAGAAAGTCATGTTATGAactattttttttccttaaaaatttggaaatatttaaatttccaaGAATCCTGACAAGAAAATATCCACATAATTCTATAATTTTCAGATTCTTCCCTAATTACTTAACCTGAAAATTATAGACTGAATAGTTTAATGAAGGGTCTATGTCGTTAAAACTATAAATGATTAGAATAATTAACGGTTTGATCAGGCTGCCATGTGCTTTGATCCCCTTCGTCTACTTCTTTAATCCTTGCCATTTCTTTCTTTAGTTTCTTAATTAGTCATTTTTGCATCTATCTGCTTCTTATACTTTAATGGTAATGGCGATTAAAGAAAAGTAATTAGAGTCTGCGTTCGTTGAATATTAAGATGTCTGCTACTGTGACGTCAGTCTTTTGACAGGCCTGTCGTTTGTTTcagatgaaaaataaataaacaatccaCTTAAGGACAAAGAAACAAACAAAGACAACCATGAAGAAAACGTGTCATCTtaacaataaataaatcaaattatttctTAGTCTAGTGCAATCCACACAACGCCACTATAAAGATAATCTCGGGACTGAAACGCATCACAGCTGCGCTCTCcacttcttcctcttcctcctcctttcTTTCCACCACCGCACCACCATGGCCGGAGCTCTCTCTTCCATCACCCGCTGCAATCCCATATCTCATCTTGCTTTCTCCACTTCTAATCCTAAACACCAATTATTGTCGCGTAGATTCACTGCACTTGCCATGTCCAGAAGTGACCACTCTTATTGGAGCTCTGTGCATTCCGAGATTGACACCCATCTCGAGCAAGCCATTCCCATAAAGCCTCCACTTGTTGTCTACGAGCCCATGCATCATCTTGCCTTCGACGCCCCTCAAACCTCCGCACCCGCCTTGTGTATCGCCGCTTGTGAGCTCGTTGGTGGTCACAGAGACCAAGCCATGGCTGCAGCATCCGCTTTACGTCTTATGCATGCTTCTGCTTTCATTCATAAGAACCTCCCATTGACTCACAGGCCCGGTACTAGGCTCACATTCGACCGTACCTTTGGGCCGAACATAGAGCTTCTCACAGCAGATGGAATGATACCATTTGGGCTTGAGTTACTGGCTCGGTCCGACGACCCAGATCAAAATAATTCTGATCGAGTTTTGCAGGCGATCGTTGAGATCTCACACGCCATGGGTTCACAAGGTGTGATGGAAGGGCTATATAATGAATTAGAACATGACAAATCCGACGGCGAGGAAGGATTCCCCGTGTGGTGGCTTCATAATGTATGTAGAAAAAAGGAAGGTACGTTGCATGCTTGTGCGGGGGCGTGTGGAGCAATATTAGGAGGCGGAAGTGAAGAGGAAATAGAAAAATTGAGAAGCTACGGTCTGTACGTAGGCATGGTACAAGGAATATTTAATAGGTTTGGAGGAAATGCATGTGCATGGAAAGAGGTGAAGGAGCTGAGAGATTTGGCTCTCAAAGAATTAAAAGATTTCGATCAAGCAAAGGTTATAACAATTTCTAGGCTTGTTGAGACCAAGGTTTTGTAATTTGTAGATCCCACTTGTTGCTTTGC
This window encodes:
- the LOC110601346 gene encoding heterodimeric geranylgeranyl pyrophosphate synthase small subunit, chloroplastic produces the protein MAGALSSITRCNPISHLAFSTSNPKHQLLSRRFTALAMSRSDHSYWSSVHSEIDTHLEQAIPIKPPLVVYEPMHHLAFDAPQTSAPALCIAACELVGGHRDQAMAAASALRLMHASAFIHKNLPLTHRPGTRLTFDRTFGPNIELLTADGMIPFGLELLARSDDPDQNNSDRVLQAIVEISHAMGSQGVMEGLYNELEHDKSDGEEGFPVWWLHNVCRKKEGTLHACAGACGAILGGGSEEEIEKLRSYGLYVGMVQGIFNRFGGNACAWKEVKELRDLALKELKDFDQAKVITISRLVETKVL